In the Populus nigra chromosome 2, ddPopNigr1.1, whole genome shotgun sequence genome, aaaaaaataacgaagcttaattatttaaaaaaaaaccaagttttgAAGGACCATGCTAAAaagaaatgatataaaaaaatgactcccaaaaaatatatgagttAACCGaccaaaaagatataaaaaagaataagtgaaaaaaaaaataatgtcattcTATGTTAACATTTTAAACCCATGACATGAGTCACTAAACCTGGAGCACCCcatcttaaaaaatcatgaaatctaattctcaacaaattaaatatcggataatgtaattaaaaacaaatatcgattatacaaaaggatctaaaacaaaaaaaatagaaattaagagaatgatgatcaaatttaaaaaacaaaatgagagaCAGTctgaaatttttaatcaaatgggaaaattaaaaagaaaaattaaattcacaaaAAGATCTAAAGcaaaaaatccaaatcaaaataatgataaccatatttgaaaaaataacaaatcacaattatggattaaaaaatgagattgaaaacaaatccaaatttaacaaaaagggctaagaacaaaaaaatataaataaaaaaaagcgatgatcaaagttgaaatatcaataaataaaggacaactttgaaattttaaatggcTAGCACGAATTTCAAGGGAAGAGTAGAGaatacaacaaaaacaaataagaggTCACTAGCAACACACTGTCGCATAAATATCGACACGGGAGGTCCCATGTAGAATGAAAAGCCTTGATGCTTCCAACGTTGTTTTGAAAGTTATTGTTAAGTATTGAGAGACACAACATACACTGTCAAAAGACCGTAGAGCCTCCCACCAAATAGCACATGTGTTGCATGTGCAAGCCaactttagtttttaaaatatatatggaaGGCCTAGCCCACCCCCCTTATAAGATATTATCCGTTATAGCTCAGCCCCAACCCGGCTTCCACGCCTCACGATTTTGTTCCTGGCAGCCCACAGGCTCCAAAATGCATCCTACAAGGTTAGGTATCAACTGCCTTAATATGCCATAACTCTGGACACTCTTCTTTCGATGTGGGACGTTACAATATCTTATACttgttaaaatacaaaattctcCCCCGTCAACttgataacaaataaaaaaaccaggaTGAAGCAATTCATACAACtcgtaaaaacataatttgactacaaaaaatcaagataaaatatttttttaatattaagataacaacatattgtATTGACTTAAGTCAACCCTAGTTCACATGTTACATCCGCAACTCGagttatgagactatgataaccccatagaaagtaagttaaaataaatcatggatcataattattaatcaagctaacattaaaagatgaaaatgaaaaaaaaatcaattaaaaaaagacttaaaaaaaaaacccgagttaAACAGTTAAACCCGCAACCCCAATTAAACAATCAAACCTGCAACTCAAGCCATAAAACCAAGATGATCTCATGGAAAGCAAAtcgattaaaaaagaaatcaattaaaaaaacatagaaaacgTCCCTAGTCAATCCGCCAAactcatgactcgggttataaaaccaagataacctcagagaaaaaaaaataaaaataaaatgacttgatttaacttgggttaacttaCCAAATCCGCGACTTTGGTCATAAGACTAAGATAACTCCATAgagagcaaatcaaaacaaattatgaaactcaattctcaatcatcaCTGTCAGACCCggtgttgaatgatgaaatttgtaaaagttttaattaaaaaaatgacataaaaataagtcaagtcaatatgggttaacccgttaagcACTATTTATAGGTTATGAAACCAagataacttgataaaaaacaaattaaaacaaatcatgaaacctaattccCAACGAAAcacaatgttaaatgatgaattcGGGGGGGTCATAAACTCATAACCCGGGTCATGAGACGAGGataacccaattaaaaaaaaatccaatgttgaagaacTCATGATTCAGGTTATAAGACCAAGATaacctcttagaaaaaaaaacatcatgattTAACAATGGTTAAAATGCCAGAACCGGTGATCTTAATCATAAGACCAAAGTAtccctataaaaaaacaaataaaaacatattatgaaattcaattatcaACAGAACCAACGTTGAATAACgagattgaaaaaacaatcaattaaaaataagacacaaataataattaccTTAGTCCACTCGGGTTAACCATTTAAGCATTATTCTCGAGTCATGAGgtcaaaataacataatagaaagcaaacaaaataaatcatgaagtttaattcataattaattcaaatattaaatgatgaaattaaaaaaataaatcaactgaATTAATCCGATATACTCAAGAATGtgaaaactcaataaaaaaaataaatctaatattaaataatattttaaaaaaaaactatttctttcaaaatacTTATCGCTcataaatgtatcaaaataataattttattattttttaaaaattatttttgatatcatcacttcaaagatctaaaaatactaaaaaaatatttatttgaaatgaaaaaatacaaaaaattaaattttttcaaaaaaccttttcaaatgtaaaaacaaataggtAAAGCACTAAGATAGTTCATagtcaataattaattaattgtcatGCCTGTGGTCCACCCATCCGATCTTTGATTTGTTaccttctaaaaaataaaaataataaaaaatcgaATGACTCCAACGGACTCGTCTCCATTCAAACACAATTTGGCAACTTGTTTAGCAAATGCAATGATCATAGACTCCCCACTGACTGTCCTactgttgttgttattattagttTATCAAGCGGATTTAGGTTCAATTGTAAATTTTACTTTTTGAATCGAAATATCTTCTTCACAccccccccctctctttttttctttttttgccgtCAGTCCCCGCTGTCTCATATGGGCCTTCAACGTGTCAATGCTATAGTTGGTAAATTGTGGGCCCAACTGATATAATTTAGTAGGCCCCTAACTGAACTGTATTTCTAGGCCCAACTGCTCCCTCCACATTCACCACGgacaaaaaacacaacaatgGTATCCTCCGAGGCACTCCGGCATTCTTCCTCCATGCAACCCCCAGCAAGCACCTTCTTGTTTTGTTCGACTGTAAAATCCGAAGTCACTTTTTGGTTGGTAGAATtatctctttcttctctcttctattttttttttatatataataacgaTCAGGTTATTTAATTCTAGAGTCAGCAATCCTGGATcgagatcattttttttccttatctgaGATTTAGAAATACAATTAATGTTcaacttaaaatattaagaaaaactattatttatttcatagtatttcttaatatttagaattaaaactagaaaatagATAATTGCTCACTCTATGTACTgcggatttaattaaatttttttaaacataaaaaatatctaaattttattaatgtggttttagtaggaaaaaaaactaaaactatatAGGAATTGACTTAATATGATCTAGTTGACTTAAcaagtttaaaaacaatttggataatcgataaaaatatagtttgattataaaaaataagatgaaattgtttttaaatattaaaatgatatcatattaaattgatCTGAATCAACTAagattaacctatcaaatttgatGCTCAGGTCAAAAAATCCTAATAagcttatagaaagtaaataaataaaaaattcaactcaattctcaatcaacataATGttgaggggtgaaattaaaaataaaatttaattaaaaatataaactaagtTGACCCAAGTCAATCTTCTAAACCTGGggttatgagatcgagataaccatataaaaagcaaatcataataaattataaaactcaatttacaatcaattcaatgttgaatgatgtaattaaaaagaaaaaaaagacactaAAAACCACCAAAATTAACCAAAGAAACTTGTGATATaggtcatgagaccaagataacctcataaaacacaaattaaaataaattatgaagtctaatttctaTTCAATCAACTACAAAGgataagtttgaaaaaaaaataaagtaaaaaacaataaaaggatCAATggcaaaataactaaaatacccTTCCTTTATCTGCAGGCTTGATAAAATAAGCTTAAAAGGTGATTTGGTCTTTCAATTGTGTTTAAAAAGAATGAGACGACAAAAGAAGCCCCCACAACcgattaaattatttattaactcCAAGtgtaatttgataatttaactgtacacaataaattaaaaagatataaataccCTTTCGTAGCAAACAAACTAATTCTTTATTCCAAGGGCATCAATGAAATTAAACTAtgcaaggaaaataaaaatttctctcttgttcccagtcaattttaaaatgtgtcTCATTACAAAGACAGCCTTACCCCCAATCATTAGCCTacactcttttttttacaagtaaaaCGATAAATTTACTATTTTCACGGGCAACAAACTATGCCAAAGTGACACTTGAATTAagtgttgtttttctttaataataatacagaAAACAAACTATCCGGTCAACAACTCAAAACTAGATTATAAAACTGATAGAGAATGATCCGAAGgaggtattgtttttttttatatatatatatatatatatatatatatatatatatatatatatatatatatatatatatatatataaaagagagtaAAGGTGTGTTGCAGCCAGGCACTCATTTTTGACAAGGGAAGGCACGGAACAGGTCTCACTGTACCAAACTGCCAGGCCACAAGGTTATAAAAGGGAGGTGGAATAGAATCATTTTGGATTGGATCTCTCCAccatctctttccttttccagcCAGCATTCTCACTGGGAGGGGAGCTCGTAAGCGTGACAGATACACAACCGCGTGTTCTGTTCTAGAGTTTATTCATCATCCTAATTAAAAACTAACCAAATCCCAACGCGGGAATAGAGAATGTATTGTAAGGTGATCGAATCTCCTATGCACATtcgaattcaaaataaaacaatcattGCCTTCATAAATAGTTGACAAAACAAAGTTATCCATTTGTGTAAGCAACAAGCATCGATTTCAATCCTAGCAGCCTTGCTATAATTCCTGCTTTCTATTTAGCTGTGAGATGTGTAACAAATACGACTTTCAAGAGTGCGGTAGCTTTGGTTTCTAGTATTAATGTTTcaaaagtgtattttatttaaaaaatattaaattcatattttataatgtattaacattaaaaataaaaaatattattttaatataaaaataattttaaaatacacacTACACACACAGAGTACATTGcctcgagaaaaaaaaaagggaacttGTTATCTGGGATCATCTCCAAAAGAAAGTGAATGCAGCATTAATATTCCAGGACATTGTTAGTTTCACCGACAGTTTTACCCATCAATATATggatgaaaacaaattatgtcTCAAATCGAAACATCAACGCTGAATTCAATGATTTAGATTAGGTGGgagaaataaaattacaaagaattatgatgtttctatttttattatatattaagttatgattattgaatttaaatttgaagatcTAGACTCGATGAACATTATAATAATACTCTCTGAAAAATATGGAATGTcccaatccattttttttttatgagtatcCGAGAAAGGATTTTCCAATATAATATACtgatttaaaaggaaaaaaattattgtttttttctgcaATACATCATCGTTCTCACTACCGTTGAGATACgtttttaggaaaaatatacATGTAAAAGTATACCTTGCtccctccttttattttctttcctccaTTATTTATATATGCCCCTCCATTCTCATTTTTCCCAACATCCATGCCATATcaccctctctctctaaaaccaAAAAGTAAACACATGGCAGCCTCTCCCCAACATTTTCTCTTTTACCTTGTCAAGTGCCAAGAGAGAGAGACACACAAAAGGTGTATTCTATagagagaggagaaagggaAAGATTGTGACTTTGTTGATTGCTGAGTGTGGAGGGAGTAGCAGCGCAGCAGAGAAAAATGGGGAGGGAGACAATAGCAAAAGCATTTCTCGAATACAaatctctctccttctctctgGGCCCATCAGTATCAATCCCAAACCAAACCGTCACttattctcctcctccttgtacCAAAAACATTGTAAAGCTTTCAACTTTCTCTCTCACACCTCCACTTCCACTTTTTCTCGGTCTTTATTGCCTGCCCATATGacacaaaattttaatttcccaCTCAAATTATAATGGGTCGGTGGATGCTTGGCAAGAATTTTATACCCCTCTCTTTTTAGTTGTCAAAAGATAGATACCCActcaggagagagaaaaaaaaaagtcctgtTTTTTTACCATTGCATGTATTagaaatttagaagaaaaatatttttctggggttctttttgtttttcttgatccgggttttctttgtttattggTGAGTTGGACAGGATTGACTGGCTGCTTAATTTGACGTTTCGATAGAATTCGAGGAGTTTTTATTTGGGTGTTGATGAAAAGATTGGCTTGGTGGTTTTGACTGTGGATTGGAGAGAATTAAGGCTCGATTTTGGTGTTTCAAGGTTGGAGATATATGACATTCAAAGAGATAATCATGGAGCTTTTTGATCAGTTAATGCATAATTGGCTGTTGTCGagctgagtttttttatatacttcaaGGCAAGCTTGCTAGGAGTTGATCAATTTTGTTGAGTGGAATTTTGAAGGTGAATTCTTGAGCTGTGATTCACTTTGTAAGCTTTTTATGTAACTGGTCCTTTCGTTCAAGGAAAGATCAAAGTTTGAGACCTCAGGCGCTGGTTAGGGAATTGAGTGCCTTGCCATGCAAAGAAAGTCTGGACAAGCTTAAACTTGACTCTTCTAGGAAGCTCCTTTGAGTTGTTGAAATTGGAATTTTTACTGTCCTCTGACTGTCTGTACTGTACCTGGCTGCATATCGTTGTTCTTCTTGGCTTAATCGAACCTGAGGTAATTGTTCTATGTAGTCCATTTCTTTGTCTTACCAAATTTATATACACATTATACCAGATGTGAACTtcgctatatatttttaatatcacttTTGATGAtcataaagattaaaataaagaaagtttaaTACTCTGGACTAAAGTTTTGCTTCTCTGTGAGTGACAATCATGGCTTTTAAGATTACTGCTAGGATTCTATCCCAAAGGTACCTGATGAACATGTTTTGAGGGTTAGCTGAATTTCTGTTTCAGAATGTTTGTAGCATGTATGGCCTTATGTTTGCCGATAAAATGTGTCTTTATCTTTATCTCGTTTTATTTGCTCCTTGgttacttgtttattttttagctatGTATTCTTGTCTGAAAATGAGAATGTAGTTCAACGCTGAAGAGGCTGGAACGAGAAGCTATTTCATAGTCTCCCCAATGTTTTATCGAAACTTTTGTTACTAGGTGTTTCAGGCTTATTGAAGTCATCTTCCCGGGCATGGTTTTCTAGGTTTTCACAAGCTTCGAGGAATAGTGTTTTAAAACTTTCCACCTCTTTTCTACTGGTTCACctgtcaaaaatgtttttttgcctTCACCTATTTTCTGATGATGTCATTATAGAAACCATCGCTGCTGCTTTCTATCACTAACCGGTGGATTTAGAGAGCAATCATCATCACATGTGCAGTATTATAGATGCATAATGTTATACCATACTTACTACCACTTCGATCCTTGATGCTGCTTTGCATTCATTTCTCTGCTGCTCATTGTCATGTGACTCGCGTccccatttaattttttgtctgCAATGTCTTTGCTGATTGGAAAATCTCTTCGTATCTCTTAGCTTATATATGAGCTTTTGAATTGAAAACAACTCTGGTTAATACTCTTCAACtggtgtttcttcttcttcttctttttctcatcCACTTCCTCAAATAAATCAGATATCATAGCACTGCCTGCGAGAAAATCTGGATCAACAAAGCATAATACAGTCAAAGAACTAGCCACTCATTATGGCAAAAAAATCACAGAGACGCCCTGTGCGATATGAAAGAGACCAATCGGGCTGCATGTGGGGTTTAATGAGTATGTTTGACTTCCGTCATGGTCGATCAACGCAGAAGCTGATTTCAGATAGGAGGCGTGGGACCAGACATGCTGTTGGTAAGAAACTTTCTTTGAAATGCAGATCAATCTGAATAGATAGCGCATATGTGGCTGCACATAGGCACACATGCACACATCCACGAAATTCTTTTTGTGTGGAAGGGATGGGTTAGTGCATGCAACATGCATGTGCTTTTCTTCCATTGTTAATAAATCCCTTAGATGGAAGTGAATTTGAGAAGTGTCAAGGCAGTGGTTGTGTTTATAAGGAATTTTAATGATTGTCTTCTTGTTAAACATTTTAATCTGATTGTACTTTTGCCTTACAATGGTCATTGGTTAAAGATAAATTTCTAGTAGTCTTGCTTTAAGCTTATGAAACATATCAGTGAATCTCTTTTCTTCTGCAGTTACTGGAACTCCTAAGAAAAAGCTTGACAATCTTAGTGAAAACTGCAAAGGCATAATTGTAAGTGTTGTCAGCTTATGCATCCAAACTCAATTTGTCTTCCaaaattttcttgatatttGCAATGAACGCCGTTGTGATGAGTAAGCTACCTGTAAATtacttatttttcctattttaacTATATCAGGATGGTGAAGAGAGCAGAAAAGCAACAAGTGATACCAATAAGCTGAGTGTGAAAAAGCTCATGGAAGAAGAGATGTTCAGTGAGCTAGACACAaagaatgaaataaacaatCCTGAGGTAGAACCAAAACAGTCTAATTCAGAAAATGGAGACCACAGAACAAAGAAccacaagagaaaaaaaagtcgCACAAAAAGTTGTGATATACACTTAGAGGATCTTAATGTTGCTGAAAGCTTGGAATCTGAACAGCATTGCCTTCATAATTTAGAGAAGCAATCTACAAAAAGTCTTGATATAGGTGAAATAATGGAGGATTTCTGCCATCAGATCCATCAGAAAAGCATAGATTATGTGGAGCATGACCAACATGATGAAGTTCAACATCAGCCAAACCAAAAGAATCCTGACTTCGAAGAGAAATTGAGTGAGGTAATAAAACTCATAAATGAGAAACTTATTGACAGGAAACATGTCACTGAAGATGGGGACCTCCACCCATCCAAAGAACTGAGGGATGCACTTCAGATTCTAACTTCTGATGAGGAATTGTTTCTAAAACTCTTACAAGGTCCAAAGTCCATAATGGTGAAGCATGTTCAAAACTTGTGGAATGCTCAGGTTGAGAAAGATGGCGACTCCAAGTTACTTGCTGTATCTAACTTGTTAGAACAGGGGCTTCATGGCTTCAGACATTCTGGCGAGGCTATCCATGGTAAACAACgcaaatttttcagaaaaaagaCCAAATCTCTGGAAAAGAACCCATCAAAGGAAAATAAGGCATCTCAAGCTTCAAATAGAATTGTAATATTAAAGCCTGGCCCGACAAGCTTGCCACTACCTGAAAATGAAAGCAGTATTGGATCATCACCAGAATCTCAATTCATCATCAGAAACAAGGGACCAATTGAGAGATCTGCTTCTCACTTTTCTCTgactgaaattaaaagaaagttgaaaaatgcAATGGGAAAGGAAAAGCAGGAAACCTGTACTGATGGGACTTCAAAGAGATTTTTTAACAAACATGCTGTGGGAAATAGTGAAAAAGGATTCAAGGAGAACCTTGGAAGGAATTCTCCAAGTAAAGACCACttctttattgaaaaaattgcTAGACCTCCCATGGGTGGCAAAATGAGAGAGAAGACTTGCAAGTTGAAAGAATCTGAAATAAGTGTGGAAGATGAAGCTGTTATTTATCCCAAGCAAAGGCCATCTAACATCTACATCGAGGCCAAGAAACATCTCTCTGAGATGCTGAGCACTGGCCAGGGGGATGTGGATTTTTCAAGCGGGCCTGTGCCAAAAACCCTTGGCAGGATTCTCTCCCTTCCCGAGTACAATTTTTCGCCGCTTGGTAGTCCAGGAAGGGATTGGGAGCAAGGCTTTCTGACAGCACAGATGAGATTTTCTGCCAGTGAAAAATTTCAGAAACATGAAACCAATGTCAGCCATTTAGGTCGAACAGCATTAAACTCAGAGCCTCTGTCATCTGTTTCCAATGACAGcatctgggataaaaaacaagtttcttcAAACCCAAATGCAAGTGCCTCAAATGAACTTCATgataaagaagagaaaaccTTTTGCTCTATCAGAGATGAGATGCCTTCTgaaggtagttttttttttttttcataggatGTAGATAGATTAATCACCATGctgataattttttctaatataggCCTTCTCAAAATTTTATGCAGGTG is a window encoding:
- the LOC133682379 gene encoding uncharacterized protein LOC133682379, yielding MAKKSQRRPVRYERDQSGCMWGLMSMFDFRHGRSTQKLISDRRRGTRHAVVTGTPKKKLDNLSENCKGIIDGEESRKATSDTNKLSVKKLMEEEMFSELDTKNEINNPEVEPKQSNSENGDHRTKNHKRKKSRTKSCDIHLEDLNVAESLESEQHCLHNLEKQSTKSLDIGEIMEDFCHQIHQKSIDYVEHDQHDEVQHQPNQKNPDFEEKLSEVIKLINEKLIDRKHVTEDGDLHPSKELRDALQILTSDEELFLKLLQGPKSIMVKHVQNLWNAQVEKDGDSKLLAVSNLLEQGLHGFRHSGEAIHGKQRKFFRKKTKSLEKNPSKENKASQASNRIVILKPGPTSLPLPENESSIGSSPESQFIIRNKGPIERSASHFSLTEIKRKLKNAMGKEKQETCTDGTSKRFFNKHAVGNSEKGFKENLGRNSPSKDHFFIEKIARPPMGGKMREKTCKLKESEISVEDEAVIYPKQRPSNIYIEAKKHLSEMLSTGQGDVDFSSGPVPKTLGRILSLPEYNFSPLGSPGRDWEQGFLTAQMRFSASEKFQKHETNVSHLGRTALNSEPLSSVSNDSIWDKKQVSSNPNASASNELHDKEEKTFCSIRDEMPSEGEVEVVKKTAIEEESNILDTLSEPSSSPLDEHQNGDMSDVCDKKEYSECLEHESFEENQPLSSPLTSPSTSSNTKKLSCLEVTSEMRERPSPISVLEPLFPEEDITPASRRLEPVELPVQPLRIQFEEHEPSAADRNIPLKASVDDKESVFEYVKAVLQASGMKWDEFYMRSHSSEQLLDPSIFFEVEFFSNQLCCDKKLLFDSANEALVEVYERYFGCFPGLSFVKSTIRPAPDMKNGIYEVWEGVSWHLLPLPMPHTLDQLVKKDMAKTGTWMDLRCDIETILVEIGEAIFEDLMEEAIFGDLME